One Aphidius gifuensis isolate YNYX2018 linkage group LG5, ASM1490517v1, whole genome shotgun sequence genomic region harbors:
- the LOC122857818 gene encoding molybdenum cofactor biosynthesis protein 1 isoform X2 translates to MFIGKSIFRKIDKRYLSSKASLIKPKITPRIENFRNKLKLDNTKILTDSFGRHHTYLRISLTEKCNLRCVYCMPAEGVKLTKNDEILTIDEILRISKLFVKNGVKKIRLTGGEPTVRRDIIQIIKELKNIKGLDSVGITTNGLTLTRQLPSLINAGIDGLNISLDTLKKERFDVLTRRQGWNRVMSSIDLAIQLKFSPIKINCVVMKNFNDDEIIDFVDFTRNHPVDVRFIEYMPFFGNNWEKYKMLSFNEMKNIIRNKYPNFCSIKNDDNSTSKGYCVPGFEGTVGFITSMSEHFCYSCNRLRITADGNLKVCLFEGKSEISLKNYMRNGASDEELEEIINIAVLKKKKKHAGMSNLKEMENRPMILIGG, encoded by the exons ATGTTTATTGGAAAGagtatatttagaaaaattgataagcgttatttatcatcaaaagcATCATTAATAAAGCCAAAAATAACACCAAGA attgaaaattttagaaataaattaaaattagataatacaaaaatattaacagaTAGTTTTGGTAGACATCATACATATTTAAGAATATCATTAActgaaaaatgtaatttacgTTGTGTTTATTGTATGCCAGCTGAAGGtgttaaattaactaaaaatgatgaaatattaacaattgatgaaatattaagaatatcaaaattatttgttaaaaatggagttaaaaaaatacgttTAACTGGTGGTGAGCCAACAGTTAGACGTgatattatacaaataataaaagagctcaaaaatataaaaggttTAGATAGTGTTGGTATAACAACAAATGGATTAACATTAACAAGACAATTACCATCATTGATAAATGCTGGTATTGATGGATTAAATATATCACttgatacattaaaaaaagaacGTTTTGATGTATTAACAAGAAGACAAGGATGGAATCGTGTTATGTCATCAATTGATCTTGCAATACAACTTAAATTTTcaccaattaaaattaattgtgttgttatgaaaaattttaatgacgatgaaattattgattttgttgattttactAGAAATCATCCAGTTGACGTACGTTTTATTGAGTACATGCCattttttggtaataattgggaaaaatataaaatgctatcattcaatgaaatgaaaaatattattcgaaataaatatccaaatttttgttcaattaaaaatgatgataattcaacGTCAAAGGGTTATTGTGTGCCTGGTTTTGAGGGTACGGTTGGATTTATAACGTCAATGAGTGAACATTTTTGTTATTCTTGCAATAGATTGAGAATAACTGCTGatggtaatttaaaagtttgtttgtttgaGGGTAAAAGTgaaatatcattgaaaaattacatgaGAAATGGAGCAAGTGATGAAGAACttgaagaaattattaatattgctgttttaaaaaagaaaaaaaaacatgctg GaatgtcaaatttaaaagaaatggAAAATAGACCAATGATATTAATTGGTGGATAA
- the LOC122857823 gene encoding H/ACA ribonucleoprotein complex subunit 3-like, which translates to MYLMYYLNEKNERVYTLKKVDPQGNPTFSAHPARFSPEDKYSRERITLKRRFNLLLTQKPQPTY; encoded by the exons atgtatctcATGTATtatttgaacgaaaaaaatgaGAGAGTTTACACACTCAAG AAAGTTGATCCCCAGGGTAATCCAACATTCTCTGCTCATCCTG ctcGTTTTTCACCAGAGGACAAATACTCCAGAGAAAGAATCACATTAAAAAGAAGATTCAACCTTCTTCTTACTCAAAAACCTCAACcaacatattaa
- the LOC122856477 gene encoding neprilysin-2-like, whose amino-acid sequence MKAIEHWPVLKGSKWNESTFDFRESMFKVGNTTQWKNYLFRFYYTYDGSIAVEPYSTELSPEDLVQGLNNTKVNEYYNSMFNFAELINASVHNTNYTDDLKKILDFEIELARARLLPVQNLNLTFDEVQMTLDATWIDNSTKTNIFEELMSFQHKIGDINIFTDNLGTNKFYENLELLDDENFNDAIQWIKLFEEKIRFTSGFGFFMNSIALYLYQSEAFFLQNFNLMMLQSDFFDIEQPNYMNYGALGTSIGHEMTHGLDINEINYDANNRWNRVNSHWTSFSKNNFHNKSKCIIEQYNNFTVPEVGLNVNGTLTQGETVADNGGVKAAYRAYKELLNNDKKLPGLNYSPEQLFWISYGNSWCEKNSTEVLRIQLSRVHPPSKFRVIGALSNMPEFAKDFNCPSGSNMNPNKKFIT is encoded by the exons ATGAAGGCTATTGAACACTGGCCTGTCCTCAAAGGATCTAAATGGAATGAAAGTACATTTGATTTTCGTGAAAGCATGTTCAAAGTTGGTAATACAACacaatggaaaaattatttatttcggtTCTATTACACTTATGATGGTTCGATCGCTGTGGAGCCATATTCAACTGAATTGAGTCCAGAAGATTTAGTTCAAGGTCTCAATAATACTAAAGTAAATGAATACTACAATAGCATGTTTAATTTTGCAGAATTAATAAATGCTTCGGTACATAATACTAATTACacagatgatttaaaaaaaattcttgatttTGAAATTGAACTAGCTCGTGCAAGACTTTTACcagtacaaaatttaaatttgacttTTGATGAAGTTCAAATGACACTCG ATGCTACTTGGATTGATAATTCTACAAAGACCAATATTTTTGAAGAACTTATGTCATTTCAACATAAAATTGGAGATATCAATATATTCACTGATAATTTAGGAACTAATAAATTCTatgaaaatttagaattacttgacgatgaaaattttaatgatgcaATACAATGGATAAAGCTATTTGAAGAGAAAATTCGATTCACAAGTGGTTTTGGTTTTTTCATGAATAGTATTGCCTTGTACTTATATCAAAGTGAAGCATTTTTCCTGCAGAACTTTAATTTAatga TGCTTCAGagtgatttttttgatattgaacAACCAAATTACATGAACTATGGTGCTTTGGGAACTTCAATAGGCCACGAAATGACACATGGTCTtgatattaatgaaataaattatgatgCAAACAATCGTTGGAATCGTGTGAATTCACACTGGacatcattttcaaaaaataattttcataacaaATCCAAATGCATCATTGaacaatataacaattttacaGTCCCAGAAGTTGgattaaat gtaAATGGAACTCTCACTCAAGGTGAAACGGTTGCAGATAACGGTGGAGTAAAAGCTGCTTATCGAGCTTATAAagagttattaaataatgataaaaaacttCCTGGTTTGAACTACAGTCCAGAACAACTATTTTGGATAAGTTATGGAAATTCATggtgtgaaaaaaattcaactgaaGTTTTAAGGATACAACTTTCTCGTGTACATCCACCATCTAAATTTCGAGTAATTGGTGCATTATCTAATATGCCAGAGTTTGCAAAAGATTTCAACTGTCCATCTGGATCCAACATGaatccaaataaaaaat tcattacataa
- the LOC122857821 gene encoding MIP18 family protein galla-1 isoform X2, whose amino-acid sequence MATGEDIIFDKNYNITDENELKDTVYDILRTIKDPEKPQTLEELDVVYEDCVSITKTIPNGTHVIRVEFNPTVPHCSLATLIGLCIRIKLERNLMALFKLDIFIKEGAHATEEEINKQINDKERIAAAMENPNLRELVEKCITEDE is encoded by the exons atggCAACTGGTgaagatataatttttgataaaaattataatattacagATGAAAATGAACTCAAGGATACTGTTTATG ataTATTGAGAACAATAAAAGATCCAGAAAAACCACAAACATTGGAAGAGCTTGATGTTGTTTATGAGGATTGTGTTAGTATTACAAAAACAATACCAAATGGTACACATGTTATTAGAGTTGAATTTAATCCAACAGTACCACATTGTTCACTTGCAACGCTAATTGGTCTTTGTATTAGAATTAAATTAGAAAGAAATTTAATGGcattatttaaacttgatatatttattaaagaaGGTGCTCATGCTACTGAAGAAGAAa ttaataaacaaattaatgataaagaaAGAATTGCAGCAGCAATGGAAAATCCAAATTTACGTGAATTAGTTGAAAAATGTATTACAGAAGATGAGtaa
- the LOC122857818 gene encoding molybdenum cofactor biosynthesis protein 1 isoform X1, with protein sequence MFIGKSIFRKIDKRYLSSKASLIKPKITPRIENFRNKLKLDNTKILTDSFGRHHTYLRISLTEKCNLRCVYCMPAEGVKLTKNDEILTIDEILRISKLFVKNGVKKIRLTGGEPTVRRDIIQIIKELKNIKGLDSVGITTNGLTLTRQLPSLINAGIDGLNISLDTLKKERFDVLTRRQGWNRVMSSIDLAIQLKFSPIKINCVVMKNFNDDEIIDFVDFTRNHPVDVRFIEYMPFFGNNWEKYKMLSFNEMKNIIRNKYPNFCSIKNDDNSTSKGYCVPGFEGTVGFITSMSEHFCYSCNRLRITADGNLKVCLFEGKSEISLKNYMRNGASDEELEEIINIAVLKKKKKHAGDLSTSTFSSKNKIIFTHKSLNHGGLNMISRSYSKLSHVDENGKANMVDVSKKESTERCAIAMGIIEIGSTVSQLIIDNNMKKGDVLLVAKIAGINSAKKTFDLIPLCHQVALTNIDVNLKLDPIKNIVIIYSKVKCFGNTGVEMEALTAVSVAALTVYDMCKAAASPDQLKIKCIKLIEKTGGKSGDYIRQHSNVIN encoded by the exons ATGTTTATTGGAAAGagtatatttagaaaaattgataagcgttatttatcatcaaaagcATCATTAATAAAGCCAAAAATAACACCAAGA attgaaaattttagaaataaattaaaattagataatacaaaaatattaacagaTAGTTTTGGTAGACATCATACATATTTAAGAATATCATTAActgaaaaatgtaatttacgTTGTGTTTATTGTATGCCAGCTGAAGGtgttaaattaactaaaaatgatgaaatattaacaattgatgaaatattaagaatatcaaaattatttgttaaaaatggagttaaaaaaatacgttTAACTGGTGGTGAGCCAACAGTTAGACGTgatattatacaaataataaaagagctcaaaaatataaaaggttTAGATAGTGTTGGTATAACAACAAATGGATTAACATTAACAAGACAATTACCATCATTGATAAATGCTGGTATTGATGGATTAAATATATCACttgatacattaaaaaaagaacGTTTTGATGTATTAACAAGAAGACAAGGATGGAATCGTGTTATGTCATCAATTGATCTTGCAATACAACTTAAATTTTcaccaattaaaattaattgtgttgttatgaaaaattttaatgacgatgaaattattgattttgttgattttactAGAAATCATCCAGTTGACGTACGTTTTATTGAGTACATGCCattttttggtaataattgggaaaaatataaaatgctatcattcaatgaaatgaaaaatattattcgaaataaatatccaaatttttgttcaattaaaaatgatgataattcaacGTCAAAGGGTTATTGTGTGCCTGGTTTTGAGGGTACGGTTGGATTTATAACGTCAATGAGTGAACATTTTTGTTATTCTTGCAATAGATTGAGAATAACTGCTGatggtaatttaaaagtttgtttgtttgaGGGTAAAAGTgaaatatcattgaaaaattacatgaGAAATGGAGCAAGTGATGAAGAACttgaagaaattattaatattgctgttttaaaaaagaaaaaaaaacatgctg gtgatttatcaacatcaacatttagctctaaaaataaaataatatttacacataaaagtttaaatcatGGAGGTTTAAATATGATATCAAGATCATACTCAAAATTATCGCATGTTGATGAAAATGGAAAAGCAAATATGGTTGATGTTAGTAAAAAAGAATCAACTGAAAGATGTGCAATAGCAATGGGAATTATTGAAATTGGATCAACTGTTAGTcagttaattattgataataatatgaaaaaaggaGATGTGTTACTTGTTGCTAAAATTGCTGGTATAAATAGTgctaaaaaaacatttgatttAATACCATTGTGTCATCAAGTTGcattaacaaatattgatgttaatttaaaattagatccaattaaaaatattgttataatttattcaaaagttaAATGTTTTGGTAATACTGGTGTTGAAATGGAGGCATTAACTGCTGTTAGTGTTGCTGCATTGACTGTTTATGATATGTGTAAAGCTGCTGCTTCACCagatcaattgaaaattaaatgtattaagTTGATTGAAAAAACTGGTGGTAAAAGTGGTGATTATATAAGACAGCATTccaatgttattaattaa
- the LOC122857826 gene encoding pyruvate dehydrogenase E1 component subunit beta, mitochondrial, whose amino-acid sequence MLTSAVRNIARRSFSTSKCVSAQQMTVRDALNSAMDEEMERDERVFIIGEEVAQYDGAYKVSRGLWKKYGDKRVIDTPITEAGFGGMAVGAAMAGLRPICEFMTFNFAMQSIDQIINSAAKTFYMSAGRVNVPIVFRGPNGAASGVAAQHSQCFGAWYSHCPGLKVVSPYNSEDCKGLLKAAIRDPDPVVFLENELLYGVQYPMSDEALSKDFVLPIGKAKIERAGNHVTLVAHSKAVEIALEAANELAGKGIEAEVINLRSLRPLDTATIVKSVMKTHHCVSVEGGWPSSGIGSEISARIMESEAFYHLDAPVIRVTGADVPMPYTKSLEPLALPQTHDVITTVNKILGVSK is encoded by the exons ATGCTCacg TCAGCAGTTAGAAATATTGCTCGCAGATCATTTTCAACATCAAAATGTGTATCTGCCCAGCaa ATGACTGTCAGAGATGCTCTCAATTCAGCAATGGACGAAGAGATGGAACGAGATGAAAGAGTATTCATAATTGGTGAGGAAGTTGCCCAGTATGATGGAGCATACAAGGTATCCAGGGGACTCTGGAAAAAATATGGTGATAAACGAGTTATTGATACACCAATAACTGAGGCCGGATTTGGTGGTATGGCTGTTGGTGCAGCAAtg gCTGGTCTTCGACCAATTTGTGAATTTATGACATTTAATTTTGCTATGCAATCGattgatcaaataataaattcagcaGCTAAAACATTTTACATGTCAGCTGGACGTGTTAATGTACCAATTGTATTTCGTGGACCAAATGGTGCAGCATCTGGTGTTGCTGCACAACATTCACAATGTTTTGGTGCTTGGTACAGTCATTGTCCTGGTTTAAAAGTTGTATCACCATACAACAGTGAAGATTGTAAAGGTCTTTTAAAAGCAGCAATTCGTGATCCAGATCCAGTTGTATTTTTGGAAAATGAACTTTTATATGGTGTACAATATCCAATGTCTGATGAAGCATTATCAAAAGATTTTGTATTACCAATTGGTAAAGCTAAAATTGAACGTGCTGGTAATCATGTTACACTTGTTGCACATTCCAAAGCTGTTGAAATTGCTCTTGAAGCAGCAAATGAACTTGCTGGAAAAGGTATTGAAGCTGaagttattaatttacgtTCATTGAGACCACTTGATACTGCAACAATTGTTAAATCTGTTATGAAAACACATCATTGTGTTTCGGTTGAGGGAGGATGGCCATCATCTGGTATTGGTTCAGAAATTTCAGCAAGAATTATGGAGA GTGAAGCATTTTATCATCTAGATGCTCCAGTAATTCGAGTAACTGGTGCTGATGTTCCTATGCCATATACAAAATCATTGGAACCTCTTGCTCTTCCACAAACTCATGATGTTATCACAactgtcaataaaattttggGTGTATCAAAGTAg
- the LOC122857822 gene encoding trafficking protein particle complex subunit 10, with product MNCNGKTGYGNDRKLEPQMDNKSIITYAGDEALFLTIKNNICQGIPLGSAEWRRSFGRPIKLVKLNPTFVPFSQNQLPTDKDWNLIKQPIFHIYFSECSDLDVYKLSLKDDIDSWLKTLGQYNINDWMIVIVETFDIKKTNKLIPRTTVIDKIRSDFSSKQNDRCLSVINPIKSESKSAESWRILINRIRSLILLSYDKTLSKFEEIIREQRERRNQKNWNFCNYFILQEELAFVLEMLGVYDEALVQYDELDALFTQFILNSDVGDCPEWLNTFKKQLNNWTGVKLNNGDNKKNNLRKLIPEYKASLLDFRSYLFSRQCLMLLLLNKPWEVAKRCLSFVYNTFSELRILDIKKPPGSIECWSFICALEVLQVCQSRLSNNDNGQQVDLCSQHTAGLWALASDKLGQLGKLCGLMPGMEPTSQQLHTVVYLISGMGDNDDDDNNNSNDNNKITTPTDKLKSALSSKDVFRKQYLEHAELAMGTYKHVGRIRSARFIGRELAKFYSDLGENQKAIAFLLDALNTYNDENWKDLAAQTRLELAECYKRMDDIERYTKICSAIASSHVLHITIRSTYFDEMKAYIEMLSTKYIQRPLLTELENSFIIQNLEVNISDKIITNCIVSINVTIISLLPQNVHCNKASIATELMQNKTQQNKRKTGMKNNSNNSEQKIKIASKWNNNINNKQMIDSSIIQIPFFSYFDYKEDKKLCSAGVIDKNQKKIVTRTDSSKHRKQSVDDSIDFSQALVSDSFLIKPGINNFTVTKNNDKPGYYKINQLSLIVNEKLEFRSAIICPKLCYEIAKTQPTLTINSRDLVAGLPQDAELIISTGSIYIDDKTILKITTSRGLTIKLDDDNNKSFTNEIDVVLSSCEPFNIVKKNIKIFAELPPKKDSTSMEHKLIIHTPWSNEEINLSLHFCTPLMSSMKLHTVKERKFIQIIVTGLTIQLLQLTEPQLKTTSSVDVSFKNLNPIAGQKLVIGNNIKVSFMWEMELGKDEKSTIPLKVDYKIKYFPIDNTEDIDEFIIDDDPLHISKLKKIEKSSYTYRCNFDIVDYVTMFMVSSKIEAIGVGGEFCRAGSMCHLYLTVIKVLSNTNYNPPPQLMYEVLADQSMWAVSGKSAAVVSLDTQDKQSVVLDVMPLTSGYLPLPVVRLSRYIPAIEYKNDFSRKSEAGSGPRLEPFSPGQVYNASKSQQVHVLPAVSSESNN from the exons ATGAATTGCAATGGAAAAACTGGATACGGTAATGACCGTAAATTAGAACCACAAAtggataataaatcaataataactt ATGCTGGTGATGAagctttatttttaacaattaaaaataatatttgtcaaGGAATACCACTTGGTAGTGCTGAATGGCGAAGATCATTTGGACGTCCAATTAaattagttaaattaaatCCAACATTTGTGCCATTTTCACAAAATCAATTACCAACAGATAAAGAttggaatttaataaaacaaccaatatttcatatttattttagtgaaTGCTCa gaTTTAGATGTTTACAAGTTGTCATTAAAAGATGACATTGACAGTTGGTTAAAAACACTTGgacaatataatataaatgattggATGATTGTCATTGTTGAaacatttgatattaaaaaaacaaataaattaataccaaGAACAAcagttattgataaaatacgaagtgatttttcatcaaaacaaAATGATCGTTGTTTGTCAGTTATAAATCCAATAAAATCAGAATCAAAATCAGCTGAATCATGGCGTATACTAATAAATCGTATTagatcattaatattattatcatatgatAAAACATTATCgaaatttgaagaaataataagAGAACAACGTGAACGTcgtaatcaaaaaaattggaatttttgtaattattttatattacaagAAGAACTTGCATTTGTACTTGAAATGTTAGGTGTATATGATGAAGCATTAGTACAATATGATGAACTTGATGCattatttacacaatttatattaaattcagATGTTGGTGATTGTCCAGAATGgttaaatacatttaaaaaacaattaaataattggactggtgttaaattaaataatggtgataataaaaaaaataatttacgtaaATTAATACCAGAATATAAAGCATCATTATTAGATTTTCgtagttatttatttagtagacaatgtttaatgttattattattaaataaaccatGGGAAGTTGCAAAACGttgtttatcatttgtatataataCATTTAGTGAATTACGTATattagatattaaaaaaccaCCAGGTTCAATTGAATGTTGGTCATTTATATGTGCACTTGAAGTATTACAAGTATGTCAATCAAgattatcaaataatgataatggacAACAAGTTGATTTATGTTCACAGCATACTGCTGGTTTATGGGCACTTGCTAGTGATAAACTTGGACAACTTGGTAAATTATGTGGTTTAATGCCTGGTATGGAACCAACAAGTCAACAATTACATACTGTTGTTTATCTTATATCTGGTATgggtgataatgatgatgatgataataataatagcaatgataataataaaataacaacaccaacagataaattaaaaagtgcaTTATCATCAAAAGATGTATTTAGAAaacaatatcttgaacatGCTGAACTTGCTATGGGCACATATAAACATGTTGGTAGAATAAGATCAGCAAGATTTATTGGACGTGAGTTAGCTAAATTTTATAGTGATCTTGGTGAAAATCAAAAAGCAATTGCATTTTTATTAGATGCACTTAATAcatataatgatgaaaattggAAAGATTTAGCAGCACAAACAAGACTTGAATTGGCTGAATGTTATAAAAGAATGGATGACATTGAACGTTATACTAAAATATGTAGTGCAATTGCAAGTTCACATGTATTACATATTACAATACGTAGTacatattttgatgaaatgaAAGCTTACATTGAAatgttatcaacaaaatatattcaacgtCCATTATTAACTGaacttgaaaattcatttatcataCAAAATTTAGAAGTTAATATatctgataaaattataacaaattgtATTGTCAGTATAAATGTtacaataatatcattattaccTCAAAATGTACATTGTAATAAAGCATCAATTGCAACTGaattaatgcaaaataaaacacaacaaaataaacgtaaaactggtatgaaaaataatagtaataatagtgaacaaaaaattaaaattgcatcaaaatggaataataatattaataataaacaaatgattgattcatcaataatacaaataccatttttttcatattttgattataaagaagataaaaaattatgttcagctggtgttattgataaaaatcaaaaaaaaattgtaacaagAACAGATAGTTCCAAGCATAGAAAACAATCAGTTGATGATAGTATTGATTTTAGTCAAGCATTAGTATCagatagttttttaataaaacctggtattaataattttactgttactaaaaataatgataaacctggttattataaaataaaccaattgTCATTgattgttaatgaaaaattagaatttagaTCAGCTATTATTTGTCCAAAATTATGCTATGAAATAGCAAAAACTCAACCAACGCTAACAATAAATAGTAGAGATTTAGTTGCTGGTTTACCACAAGATgctgaattaataatatcaactggtagtatttatattgatgataaaacaatattaaaaataacaacatcaaGAGGTTTAACTATCAAattagatgatgataataataaaagttttacaaatgaaattgatgttgtattatcatcatgtgaaccatttaatattgtaaaaaaaaatattaaaatatttgctgAATTACCACCAAAAAAAGATTCAACATCAATggaacataaattaataattcatacaCCATGGtcaaatgaagaaattaatttatcattacatTTTTGTACACCATTAATGTCATCAATGAAACTCCATACagttaaagaaagaaaatttatacaaattattgtTACTGGTTTAACAAtacaattattacaattaacagaaccacaattaaaaacaacaagttcAGTTGAtgttagttttaaaaatttaaatccaaTTGCTGGACAAAAATTAGTTAttggtaataatattaaagtatCATTTATGTGGGAAATGGAATTaggaaaagatgaaaaatcaacaataccaTTAAaagttgattataaaattaaatattttccaattgataatactgaagatattgatgaatttattattgatgatgatccaTTGCAtattagtaaattaaaaaaaattgaaaaatcaagttATACATATCgttgtaattttgatattgttgattatgtt acaATGTTTATGGTGTCATCTAAAATTGAAGCAATTGGAGTTGGAGGTGAATTTTGTCGTGCTGGAAGCATGTgccatttatatttaactgtTATTAAAGTTTTATCAAATACTAATTATAATCCACCACCTCAATTAATGTATGAAGTATTGGCTGATCAATCAATGTGGGCTGTTTCTGGTAAAAGTGCTGCTGTTGTATCATTAGATACACAAGATAAACAAAGTGTTGTACTTGATGTTATGCCTTTAACAAGTGGATACTTGCCACTTCCAGTTGTTAGATTATCTAGGTATATTCCagcaattgaatataaaaatg actTTTCTCGAAAAAGTGAAGCTGGCAGTGGACCCAGACTAGAACCATTTAGTCCAGGACAAGTTTATAATGCCAGTAAATCTCAACAAGTTCATGTTCTACCTGCTGTATCATCTGAAtcgaacaattaa
- the LOC122857821 gene encoding MIP18 family protein galla-1 isoform X1: MLSLLRKLSIGSKIKDGIVLDDKMATGEDIIFDKNYNITDENELKDTVYDILRTIKDPEKPQTLEELDVVYEDCVSITKTIPNGTHVIRVEFNPTVPHCSLATLIGLCIRIKLERNLMALFKLDIFIKEGAHATEEEINKQINDKERIAAAMENPNLRELVEKCITEDE, translated from the exons atgttaTCGTTGTTACGCAAGCTGTCAATTggaagtaaaataaaagatggcattgtacttgatgataaaatggCAACTGGTgaagatataatttttgataaaaattataatattacagATGAAAATGAACTCAAGGATACTGTTTATG ataTATTGAGAACAATAAAAGATCCAGAAAAACCACAAACATTGGAAGAGCTTGATGTTGTTTATGAGGATTGTGTTAGTATTACAAAAACAATACCAAATGGTACACATGTTATTAGAGTTGAATTTAATCCAACAGTACCACATTGTTCACTTGCAACGCTAATTGGTCTTTGTATTAGAATTAAATTAGAAAGAAATTTAATGGcattatttaaacttgatatatttattaaagaaGGTGCTCATGCTACTGAAGAAGAAa ttaataaacaaattaatgataaagaaAGAATTGCAGCAGCAATGGAAAATCCAAATTTACGTGAATTAGTTGAAAAATGTATTACAGAAGATGAGtaa